ATGAATAAGAAGACACATTCAGAGTTCCATCTGTTACATTGTGTGTACAGCTAGTAATTACCGTGATGATGCCGGTGAGATGGCCGGAGTGTGTAGTTTGCACTCGAAGGAGCCACCTCCGGGACTGACTGGTGATACTCGTCGATCCCGCCGCACGCGCCGGCGAGGCGGGCGAGGACGCCGAGCAGCGGCGCGCTGTTGTAGGTGGCGGCCTCCGTCTGCTCGTAGTTGTTCCTCTCGTCGGCGAAGTCGTCGTACTCGTCGGGGCCGCCGACGATGGCGCCCTCCAGGAGGTTGGGGTTGCCGGACTGCTTGCCGTACCAGCTCGAGTAGCCCTCCTGGCAGTTGACGAAGGAGGGGTCGGTCTTGATGGACACGATGGAGGCGCCACGGTggtgcacctgccgcgggtagttcAGGCCGTAGCCGACCATGTAGCTCGTCCCCCTCGGGTTGTCGCCCAGGATGTAATTCACCTGAACATTGTGTCAGTCGTCTGTACCAATCGTAACTACGACAGCAGACATGCCAAGATCGGAATGTTCAGGTGGCCGCGAAGGTTACCTGAGACTTGACGAATGCGAGGATCTCGAATGGCTGCACGGCGCCGGCCGGGCAGCGCACGGCTCCCCTGCCGGTCACCGTGGCATAGTCGGCGTACACCGTGAGCAGGAAGGAGGCGCTGGTGACGAACTGGAGGTTGTTCCACCTCTGGTGGTACATCACGCCGCCGGGGGTCCTGGGGACGTTGACGGCGCCCTTGCCGACGCAGGAGCAGACGAAGAACTCGGCGTTCTGCCGGTACCTCTGCAGCGCGTCCGCGTGCTCGCCGGCTCTGCCCTGAAGAAGGAACTGCAACAGCACATTATCGTACACGAGGTCAGGCAGATGAGCTTAAGTTGCCGAATGCGAGCGATGATTAGCCAAGGCAAAGTGTAGGGACCTTGGCCGCTAGGACTTGCACGCCGGGATACTTGACGTCCCAGCCGAACTGGTTGATCGACCAGCCCGTGCCGCCCAGCGCGTCGCCGTTGGTCGCCAGGTACTCGAGGTAGAACCGGTCCTCCGTCGCCTCGAACAGCCACGCCGCCGCCCAGAGCAGCTCGTCCTGCATCGCAACATTGAACGCTCAGAACGTCTGCATTGCGTCAGTCACCAATCACCATCGGATGTTTCGGGGTTGCTTACCCCGTATCCGCTGAAAGACCCGTAGTAATTTCTCGCCACAGTGATGCTCGAATCGTACTTCCCGCGGTACTTGTCGGCGAATTGGAACAACTGAACGAGCATCAAAGAATCAGACAGCATTGTAAAAATCTATGCAATTTTTGTTCGATGTCCAAGATTCAGTTACGTTTGCCGGATGGGCCTTATAGTACCTGCTTAGAATGCTCGAGGAGCAGGTTGGCATAGCCCGGATAAGTGGTGCGGAAGATCATCgacgcggcggccatcgccgcggcCGTCTCTCCGGCCAGGTCTGACCCGGGGTTCTGGGGGTCAATGCGGAACGCCTGGCGGCTCGTCGTCATGTCCTCCGGCCGCTGCCAGCAGTTGTGGTCCGTGTCGCCGTCTCCAACCTCCCCGTACAGCACGTCGGGCTCGGGGTGCGCCTTGATGAAGTAGTCTGTGCCCCACTTGACGGCTCCCATGGCGTTCTGGAGCTCGCCGGCGGAAGCCATCTGCTTGCCGTACTCCAGGATGCTCCACGACATCATGGTCACCGTGAATGCCATGGGCAGCCCGAACTTGACGTTATCCCCTGCATCGTAGTACCCTCCCACTAGATCCAcctgaaacaaaacaaaaaaagaaatagaagCACAATTACAACAAATGCTATGCACCCAGGGAACATAAGTGACATTGGTTCGTCAAATGTTTTTGTCAGTGTTATGAATATAACGTGTGCATACTCCATTGGCTTTCCCATCAAAGAGACCAGAGCTCTCCCTCCAGGTGACCCTCTGGTCAGGAGGGAGCGTGCCGGACCTCTGCGCCTCGAAGTAGAGGATGCTCTTCTTCAATGCCATGCCGTAGTCATGGCCAGAAGCCAGCTTCACCATTGGTGCAAGTGCCAGGAGACCAAGGATTGCAGCAACGACATTAGCACCACCATTCCTGGCCATGGCAGTGCACCCAAGAAGTAGTGTGAAACTGAAACAGAGTGAAAGAGCAGAGGATTTGGTTGGTTGGTTTTGGAGGGAGTTGGGGAAGTTCAACAGGGTTCCTCTTATACTGGAGGGAAAAGGGGGCGGGACTTGAGATTCAAAGGAGGCATGACTGGTTTGTTTACTCACTAGCCCTC
This Lolium perenne isolate Kyuss_39 chromosome 1, Kyuss_2.0, whole genome shotgun sequence DNA region includes the following protein-coding sequences:
- the LOC127296146 gene encoding endoglucanase 15, whose product is MARNGGANVVAAILGLLALAPMVKLASGHDYGMALKKSILYFEAQRSGTLPPDQRVTWRESSGLFDGKANGVDLVGGYYDAGDNVKFGLPMAFTVTMMSWSILEYGKQMASAGELQNAMGAVKWGTDYFIKAHPEPDVLYGEVGDGDTDHNCWQRPEDMTTSRQAFRIDPQNPGSDLAGETAAAMAAASMIFRTTYPGYANLLLEHSKQLFQFADKYRGKYDSSITVARNYYGSFSGYGDELLWAAAWLFEATEDRFYLEYLATNGDALGGTGWSINQFGWDVKYPGVQVLAAKFLLQGRAGEHADALQRYRQNAEFFVCSCVGKGAVNVPRTPGGVMYHQRWNNLQFVTSASFLLTVYADYATVTGRGAVRCPAGAVQPFEILAFVKSQVNYILGDNPRGTSYMVGYGLNYPRQVHHRGASIVSIKTDPSFVNCQEGYSSWYGKQSGNPNLLEGAIVGGPDEYDDFADERNNYEQTEAATYNSAPLLGVLARLAGACGGIDEYHQSVPEVAPSSANYTLRPSHRHHHASEHLEIKQNVTRTWASKRRTYYRYSVTVTNRSRKTVRGLHLGISDLSGRLWGLDKARYGYVPQKWLPALRPGRSLRFGYVQPGPPANVWVTGYKLV